TAAATAATACACATCTCTGTGAGCTGTGCGGGAGCTGTAAGTGGTTTTGGTTTTAGTCGGAATGGGTAAATTACACTATGGGTTTCTCTTACACGACCCACCAATCGTTTTcgtattgttttcttttatacttGGACTCTCATTCGGTACGGAACTGAGTTTTGTGACGTGCGGATCAGTCGTTAAACTGTTAAATCTTAAGCACAACGTCAGACTACACTCACACGACGTCCGATACGGCTCCGGTGAGTTTTCCTGAAATGATAATCCACTTTTAAGCTGTTTATTGACATTAGCGTCGTCTACCATCTTACGCAACTGTAactaatatttttttcagatttattaTGTATACGTGCATTAGCAAGCCATAACTgatcaacaaaaacatacatcatGCTCACATTCACTGGATACCTTTAAATAGTTTTCTTCTTGTAGATAAATATGGTTGAAAACAAGcttgttattatatataagtatataagaGTGAATTTACTTATTCAATGGACGTCTGTCTGTCCAGGTCTTCACAGGCGTCAAAGTCATCAGAGGCATCAAAGTCATCAGAGGCATTAAAGTCATGAAAGCCGACATTCCTTTGACCCCGCCCATCAATGCTGAGACCATTCAGGcctgttttcttgtgtttattttcaaacacaactATTGAATGTAGGGAGTCAAGGAGACTTACCTTTGAGATTTACCTTTTAtgccttgtgtcctcttctgttacaccaactgtcctccttACCAGCAATCATGAACCTTCTctgatgttttcctcttttcctattgcctggcagctccatcgTTCTTTATTGGAAGCaattacaaaacaacagagTAGAGCAATGTAACAAAATACTTCCATTCCTCAAATTTTCTGGCTGCTCCATTCATGTCCTCTGCTCATGaccaaccttgactctcttactttatttccaaactgtaTTAACTAAGCTGGCCCTCAAATACGAtaatttctaatcctgtccatcctggtcgcTCGCAAAGAAaacctcagcatcttcagctctgccaccccCAGCTCCAACTCCTGTCTTTTTGACAGGGCCACTGTCTCCAAGACAttacatcatagcaggtctcaccaCCATCTTGTAAACCCTCCCTTTTCATGTTTGCTgctatccttctgtcacacatcaacCCTGACACTCCTCTCTACCCATTCCAACCTGCcggcactctcttcttcacctcatTTTCACTACCTCTATTCCTTGCATCTTCACCGTACCACCTGTCTCATGCCtgtgtgtcattcacacacaggtgttctGTCTTGCTTCGACTTCCCAAAACCAATTATTGtttgggatttaaaaaaaaacatccaaaaaaatgtatacaaacGTCACAAGACAGCACACAAATAGACAGATGTCCATTATTGATCCCAAAACTGGGGAAATATTTGTGTTACATACAAAATCTACAATATAAGCGTTGTAAAAAAACGTAAAAGTAAAGTTACTTGTTCTAGGTAACACCTCTGCTCTCGTTGCTGCCTTTCTTCAGCATCTCTGTAATGTCCTCTGCTCactgtctgtatttatgtgtgtgagacaggtaGTGGGCAGCAGTCTGTAACAGGGGTCACTGCAGTGGAAGACAGCAACAGCTACTGGAGTGTCCGTGGAACAAGTGACGCCTTCTGCCAGCGCGGTACTCCAGTACAGTGTGGTCAGACGATTCGCCTCACCCATGTCAACACGGGTCGAAACCTGCACAGCCACTATTTCGCCTCGCCGCTGTCCTCTAACCAGGTGGGTGGTGAAAGCAGTATAATCCTTACCCTCAGagacagcggcagggtttggtGTTTAGTGATGTCTTATTCATGTAGTAAATGTTAATATCTAAAGGCTTTGATTCTAGTGTCCTCAGGTGTAAAAGCTGAGGACACACaaaatagaagaaaagaaacaacaacaaatatttgtcTGGTAGTACAAAAAAGAGCAGGCTTTCAACAGGTTCCCTTACTCTCTCCTTTATTCCTTGTCTCCTAATCTCTTTTCTCATTTGGCCATAGGAGGTGAGTGCTTTTGGTGAGGAGGGGGAAGGAGACCACCTGGACGAGTGGACAGTCCAGTGTGGCGGATCTGTGTGGAAACGTGAGGAGGCGGTCCGCTTCCGCCACAAGGCCACCGAAGCACTGCTGTCGGTGACAGGGGAGCAGTACGGGCGGCCAATCCACGGTCAGAGGGAGGTCCATGCCATGCTGGGCCCCACCCAGCACAGCCTGTGGAAGGCGATGGAGGGCAT
This genomic stretch from Solea senegalensis isolate Sse05_10M linkage group LG13, IFAPA_SoseM_1, whole genome shotgun sequence harbors:
- the sdf2 gene encoding stromal cell-derived factor 2; translated protein: MGKLHYGFLLHDPPIVFVLFSFILGLSFGTELSFVTCGSVVKLLNLKHNVRLHSHDVRYGSGSGQQSVTGVTAVEDSNSYWSVRGTSDAFCQRGTPVQCGQTIRLTHVNTGRNLHSHYFASPLSSNQEVSAFGEEGEGDHLDEWTVQCGGSVWKREEAVRFRHKATEALLSVTGEQYGRPIHGQREVHAMLGPTQHSLWKAMEGIFMKPSESLAGSRDYSHPHTEF